The following coding sequences lie in one Pseudoxanthomonas sp. SE1 genomic window:
- the murU gene encoding N-acetylmuramate alpha-1-phosphate uridylyltransferase MurU, with amino-acid sequence MKALIFAAGLGERMRPLTDHTPKPLIEAGGKPLIVWHLEKLAALGVRDVVINTSWLADRFPEALGDGERWGMRIHYLYEGDTPLETGGGMLNARPLLGEAPFLLVNGDIWTDFDFARLPREPQGLAHLVMVEPPAFAPRGDFALDAAGQLHREGEQRLTYAGLGLYRPTLLDPWQEHITGELRVTTGGKPRFPLLPLLHAGMAAGRVTGERLQGRWTDVGTPQRLADLEATLSA; translated from the coding sequence ATGAAGGCGCTGATCTTCGCGGCTGGACTAGGCGAGCGCATGCGCCCATTGACCGACCACACGCCCAAGCCGCTGATCGAAGCCGGAGGCAAACCGCTGATCGTCTGGCATCTCGAAAAGCTGGCGGCGCTGGGCGTGCGCGATGTCGTCATCAACACCAGTTGGCTGGCTGACCGGTTCCCCGAGGCGTTGGGGGATGGCGAACGCTGGGGGATGCGCATCCATTACCTGTACGAAGGCGACACGCCCCTCGAAACCGGCGGCGGCATGCTCAACGCGCGCCCGCTGCTGGGCGAAGCGCCTTTCCTGCTGGTCAATGGCGACATCTGGACCGATTTCGATTTCGCGCGACTGCCGCGCGAGCCGCAGGGGCTGGCACACCTGGTGATGGTGGAACCTCCGGCCTTCGCGCCGCGCGGGGACTTCGCACTCGACGCTGCCGGCCAGTTGCACCGCGAAGGCGAGCAGCGACTGACGTACGCTGGCCTGGGGCTTTACCGCCCCACACTGCTGGATCCCTGGCAGGAGCACATCACCGGCGAGCTCCGTGTCACGACCGGTGGCAAGCCGCGTTTCCCGTTGCTGCCCCTCCTGCATGCCGGCATGGCTGCAGGACGCGTGACGGGCGAGCGTCTGCAGGGGCGCTGGACCGACGTCGGCACGCCGCAACGGCTGGCCGACCTGGAAGCCACGCTGAGCGCGTAG
- the hda gene encoding DnaA regulatory inactivator Hda, with translation MQGTDLGPQLPLTLRYPPDQRFESFIGPPEGALAALDALATRPGADWVYLAGPSRTGKTHLALALCAATEQQHRRAAYLPMAAAAGRLRDALDALEGNDVVALDGIEVIAGAHEDEVALFDFHNRARASGLNVLYTARGIPDDIGLGLPDLRSRLQQCLRVMLDPLDDAGRRDVLRERAQRRGLVLEDAALEWLLTRTDRDLGTLVALLDRLDRASLAAQRRITVPFLRSVL, from the coding sequence CACCGGATCAGCGCTTCGAGAGCTTCATCGGTCCGCCGGAAGGCGCGTTGGCTGCGCTGGATGCACTGGCGACCAGACCGGGTGCTGACTGGGTTTATCTGGCCGGCCCTTCAAGGACCGGCAAGACCCATCTGGCGCTGGCACTGTGCGCCGCCACCGAACAGCAGCATCGTCGCGCGGCCTATCTGCCGATGGCGGCTGCGGCCGGCCGGTTGCGCGATGCACTCGACGCACTGGAGGGCAATGACGTGGTTGCGCTGGACGGTATCGAGGTGATCGCGGGCGCGCACGAGGATGAAGTGGCGCTGTTCGATTTCCACAACCGCGCACGCGCCTCCGGTTTGAACGTGCTGTACACCGCGCGCGGTATCCCGGACGACATCGGCCTTGGTCTTCCCGATCTGCGTTCGCGCCTGCAGCAGTGCCTGCGCGTGATGCTGGATCCCCTGGACGACGCCGGTCGCCGCGATGTGCTGCGCGAGCGTGCGCAGCGGCGCGGCCTGGTGCTGGAAGATGCCGCGCTGGAATGGCTGCTTACGCGGACCGATCGCGACCTGGGTACGTTGGTGGCACTGCTGGACCGCCTCGACCGCGCATCCCTCGCGGCACAGCGACGCATCACGGTGCCGTTCCTGCGCAGCGTGCTGTAG
- a CDS encoding phosphotransferase has product MNPTIQDPSGRGAQRLEWARGALGDPYAQLERASMDAGYRSYWRSLGDGPGRIVMDSPPGLEDVRPWLAMRELLAGGDVRVPDVLAIDTELGFLLLEDLGGPTLAHVISEDNADTWFDAAIEQLLRLQAIAPPEGMGEFGEALLQRDAGLFDEWFLRRHLGLTLDCGETEGLELSQRRLMDNALSQTRVLTHRDFMPRNLMPMTPGPAVIDFQDCVRGPVAYDAMSLFKDAFLSWPIERVDGWLARYHARATRAGLPVPELKVFLRDADWMGIQRHLKILGIFSRLHYRDGKTRYLPDVPRFIRYLDEVLPRYPELAGLRTLLDKRIKPVLHARGEIA; this is encoded by the coding sequence ATGAACCCAACGATTCAGGACCCTTCCGGACGCGGCGCCCAGCGCCTGGAGTGGGCGCGCGGCGCGCTCGGCGACCCGTACGCGCAGCTCGAACGCGCGTCGATGGACGCGGGCTACCGCAGCTACTGGCGCAGTCTGGGCGACGGACCGGGACGGATCGTGATGGATTCCCCTCCTGGCCTGGAGGACGTGCGGCCCTGGCTGGCGATGCGCGAACTGCTGGCCGGTGGCGACGTCCGCGTGCCCGACGTGCTGGCCATCGACACGGAATTGGGTTTCCTGCTGCTGGAAGATCTGGGGGGGCCGACGCTGGCGCATGTGATCAGCGAGGACAATGCGGACACCTGGTTCGATGCCGCCATCGAACAATTGCTTCGCCTGCAGGCCATCGCACCGCCGGAGGGCATGGGCGAATTCGGCGAAGCCCTGCTGCAGCGCGATGCCGGCCTGTTCGACGAATGGTTCCTGCGCCGCCACCTGGGCCTGACGCTGGATTGCGGCGAGACCGAAGGGCTGGAACTGTCGCAGCGTCGCCTGATGGACAACGCACTGTCGCAGACACGCGTGCTGACCCACCGCGACTTCATGCCGCGCAACCTGATGCCGATGACGCCCGGCCCTGCGGTGATCGATTTCCAGGACTGCGTGCGGGGCCCCGTCGCATACGACGCCATGAGTCTGTTCAAGGATGCGTTCCTGAGCTGGCCGATCGAACGCGTCGACGGTTGGCTGGCGCGCTACCACGCGCGCGCCACGCGTGCCGGGTTGCCGGTGCCGGAACTGAAGGTGTTCCTGCGCGATGCGGACTGGATGGGCATCCAGCGGCACCTGAAGATCCTCGGCATCTTCTCGCGCCTGCATTATCGCGACGGCAAGACCCGCTACCTGCCCGACGTGCCGCGCTTCATCCGCTACCTGGACGAGGTGCTGCCGCGCTACCCCGAACTCGCAGGCCTCCGCACCCTGCTCGACAAGCGCATCAAGCCGGTGTTGCATGCGCGGGGTGAGATCGCATGA